The proteins below are encoded in one region of Shewanella putrefaciens:
- a CDS encoding nucleoside recognition domain-containing protein has product MLNRVWLAFFITALLAIAVQLFHGHVEVLSISVEALFSSAKLAAEISLGLIGVLSLWMGLMRVGEKAGVVGAIAFVFEPLLRRLMPEVPKGHPAFGSMTMNLTANIFGLDNAATPLGLKAMQDLQSLNPVKTVATNAQILFLVLNTSSVTLVPVTVFLYRAQQGAAAPADIFLPILLATSASTLAGLLVVALVQRISLLNAVVLGYGALMLAGLVASGFYLMTLSAEAIGTVSTAMGNGVLLLLVFAFVLVAGIRKVAVYDEFIEGAKAGFAQSIQLIPYLLAMLLAIGLLRASGALDYLLQLIASGVRLMGFDTRFVDAMPTALMKPFSGSGARAMMLETMEHHGVDSFAGRLAAIFQGSTETTFYVLAVYFGSVGIRHGRHALACGLTADVAGISAAIAVCYWFYG; this is encoded by the coding sequence GTGCTAAATCGCGTGTGGTTAGCTTTCTTTATCACGGCATTGCTCGCAATAGCGGTGCAACTGTTCCATGGGCACGTTGAAGTGTTATCCATCTCGGTGGAGGCGTTGTTTAGCAGTGCTAAGCTTGCCGCTGAAATCTCCCTTGGACTGATTGGCGTACTTTCCCTGTGGATGGGATTGATGCGGGTGGGGGAAAAGGCGGGGGTAGTTGGTGCTATCGCTTTTGTGTTTGAGCCATTGCTGCGCCGCTTGATGCCTGAAGTGCCTAAGGGGCATCCGGCCTTTGGCAGTATGACCATGAATTTAACGGCGAATATTTTTGGCTTAGATAATGCCGCCACGCCGCTGGGGTTAAAAGCGATGCAGGATTTGCAGAGCCTCAATCCAGTGAAAACCGTCGCGACCAATGCCCAAATCTTATTTTTAGTGCTCAATACTTCCTCTGTGACCTTAGTGCCTGTGACGGTATTTCTGTACCGCGCCCAGCAGGGGGCGGCAGCGCCTGCGGATATTTTTCTGCCGATTTTACTGGCGACCTCGGCATCGACATTGGCGGGCTTGCTGGTTGTGGCCTTGGTACAACGGATTTCCTTATTGAACGCTGTTGTGCTCGGTTATGGGGCTTTGATGCTGGCGGGGTTAGTCGCGAGTGGCTTTTATTTAATGACCTTAAGTGCCGAGGCGATTGGCACTGTGTCGACAGCCATGGGCAATGGAGTATTACTCTTACTCGTATTTGCCTTTGTGCTGGTGGCGGGTATTCGTAAGGTCGCGGTTTATGACGAGTTTATCGAAGGCGCCAAGGCGGGATTTGCCCAATCCATCCAGCTTATTCCCTATCTGCTCGCCATGCTATTGGCGATTGGATTGCTGCGCGCATCCGGCGCCTTGGATTATCTGTTGCAGCTCATTGCCAGCGGTGTGCGTTTAATGGGATTTGACACTCGTTTTGTCGATGCAATGCCGACCGCATTGATGAAGCCTTTCAGTGGTTCGGGTGCAAGGGCCATGATGCTCGAAACCATGGAGCACCATGGTGTGGATTCCTTTGCGGGGCGTTTAGCGGCGATTTTTCAGGGCAGCACAGAAACCACATTTTATGTGTTAGCCGTGTATTTTGGCTCAGTGGGAATACGCCATGGTCGCCATGCCTTGGCCTGTGGTTTAACCGCCGATGTCGCCGGGATCAGCGCCGCGATTGCAGTTTGCTACTGGTTTTATGGCTAG
- the rsmF gene encoding 16S rRNA (cytosine(1407)-C(5))-methyltransferase RsmF translates to MVQLNQNFINTITQELPSHLSMDEFVAACARPLRRSIRVNTLKISSDDFKTLMQPKGWTFDPIPWCQDGFWISYDEEEQLGNALEHIQGLFYIQEASSMLPPTALFTPSAEWQCVLDLASAPGSKTTQIAALMHNRGLLVANEYSASRVKVLHANVLRMGASHCALTHFDGRVFGEYLYESFDAVLIDAPCGGEGTVRKDVDALKHWSLDDVLAISETQKALIESAFLALKPGGSLVYSTCTLNRLENQGVCEYLKQQYPDAVQFDSLSDLFEGAERATTPEGFLHVWPQIFDSEGFFVAKLTKTASVPRLQPEPTLQKNFPFVPASAKQAQGIKDYFQLDLGISLPDDLIMVRDDEFWLFPKEFNAFIGRMRFQRIGIKLADHSKHGFKVRHEAIIALAGKQLSPAANRVDVSDIEAKEYLMGRDIPLNQPVKAQGEVIVCYGGAPLGMAKHLGNKLKNNLPRDLVKDKVLLLPELIKLL, encoded by the coding sequence ATGGTTCAATTAAATCAAAATTTTATCAATACCATCACCCAAGAACTCCCCAGCCATTTATCGATGGACGAATTTGTCGCCGCCTGTGCCCGGCCGCTTAGACGCTCAATTCGAGTCAATACCTTAAAAATCAGCAGCGACGACTTTAAGACGCTGATGCAACCTAAGGGCTGGACGTTCGATCCCATTCCCTGGTGCCAAGATGGCTTTTGGATCAGTTACGATGAAGAAGAGCAACTCGGCAATGCCCTAGAACACATTCAGGGCCTATTCTACATCCAAGAAGCCAGCTCTATGTTGCCACCGACCGCACTTTTTACTCCTAGTGCAGAGTGGCAATGCGTGCTCGATCTCGCCTCTGCTCCCGGTTCTAAAACCACGCAAATAGCCGCGTTAATGCACAATCGAGGCCTGCTTGTCGCCAATGAGTATTCGGCGAGCCGCGTGAAAGTATTGCATGCCAACGTGCTACGCATGGGTGCGAGCCACTGTGCACTCACCCATTTCGATGGCCGAGTGTTTGGCGAATACCTGTATGAAAGTTTCGATGCCGTGCTTATCGATGCGCCCTGCGGCGGCGAAGGCACTGTGCGTAAAGACGTTGATGCGCTCAAACATTGGAGCCTAGACGATGTGTTGGCCATTAGTGAAACCCAAAAAGCCTTAATCGAATCGGCATTTTTAGCCCTAAAACCCGGTGGTAGCTTAGTCTATTCCACTTGCACCTTAAATCGCCTCGAAAACCAAGGCGTGTGCGAGTATCTCAAACAACAATATCCCGATGCGGTGCAGTTTGACTCCCTAAGCGATTTATTTGAGGGTGCTGAACGCGCTACCACTCCCGAAGGCTTCTTACATGTCTGGCCACAAATTTTCGACAGTGAAGGTTTCTTTGTCGCGAAATTAACTAAAACGGCCTCGGTACCACGCCTACAGCCAGAGCCTACACTGCAGAAAAATTTCCCCTTTGTCCCCGCGTCAGCGAAACAAGCCCAAGGGATCAAAGACTATTTTCAGCTGGATTTAGGCATAAGTTTGCCGGATGACCTTATCATGGTGCGGGACGATGAATTTTGGTTGTTTCCGAAAGAATTTAACGCGTTTATTGGACGCATGCGCTTTCAACGCATAGGTATAAAACTTGCCGATCATAGCAAACATGGCTTTAAAGTCCGCCATGAGGCAATTATTGCCTTAGCGGGAAAACAGCTCAGCCCAGCGGCAAACAGGGTCGATGTGAGTGATATCGAAGCAAAAGAGTATCTGATGGGCCGGGATATTCCGCTAAATCAGCCAGTCAAAGCCCAAGGCGAAGTGATCGTCTGTTATGGCGGTGCACCTTTAGGCATGGCGAAACATTTAGGCAATAAGTTAAAAAACAACCTGCCCAGAGACTTAGTGAAAGATAAGGTATTACTGCTGCCCGAATTGATAAAATTGTTATAG
- a CDS encoding TatD family hydrolase, with protein sequence MLIDSHCHLDRLKAAPDQQTLEQILANAKARGVDYMLCVNVRQQGFESMRDKVAAFEQVFLSSGVHPLDVKEGLDIDQIRRFATDARVVAIGETGLDYFYADETKQLQQQCFEQQIALAVEVNKPLIVHTRDAREDTINMLKQGGADKVGGVLHCFTENWEMAKAAIDLGFYISVSGIVTFKNAGELRTVIRKVPKDRLLVETDSPYLAPIPHRGQENQPAYVRDVAEFVAELRGEPYEALAEYTSNNFFNLFKDAARLVGR encoded by the coding sequence GTGCTTATTGATTCACACTGCCATCTCGATCGCTTGAAAGCGGCGCCCGATCAACAAACCCTCGAACAGATCCTTGCCAATGCTAAGGCCCGTGGCGTTGACTATATGTTATGTGTAAATGTACGCCAGCAAGGGTTTGAATCCATGCGTGATAAGGTCGCTGCCTTTGAGCAGGTCTTTTTATCATCGGGAGTGCACCCATTAGACGTTAAAGAAGGTCTGGATATTGACCAAATTCGCCGTTTTGCAACCGATGCAAGAGTGGTCGCTATTGGGGAAACGGGCCTAGATTATTTTTATGCCGATGAAACGAAACAGCTGCAACAACAATGTTTTGAGCAGCAAATTGCCCTCGCGGTCGAAGTGAATAAACCTTTGATTGTCCATACCCGTGATGCACGTGAAGATACCATCAATATGCTCAAGCAGGGCGGTGCGGATAAGGTGGGCGGTGTACTGCATTGCTTTACTGAAAACTGGGAGATGGCGAAAGCAGCCATTGACCTTGGTTTTTACATCTCAGTCTCAGGGATTGTGACCTTTAAAAACGCCGGTGAGCTGCGGACCGTGATCCGTAAGGTACCTAAGGATCGATTGTTGGTTGAAACGGATTCGCCTTATTTAGCGCCTATTCCCCACCGTGGGCAAGAAAACCAACCCGCCTATGTCAGGGATGTGGCCGAGTTTGTGGCCGAGCTGAGAGGTGAACCTTACGAAGCGCTTGCCGAATATACTAGCAACAACTTCTTTAACTTATTCAAGGATGCCGCCCGTTTAGTCGGGCGTTAA
- a CDS encoding PilZ domain-containing protein, with translation MVDLVVNFDTLHQLYRAYMPFIKPAGLFVTTSESHYLGQPLTIAYRLPGATSTNEFRGVVVWINPLGASGGRPVGIGIKILSEPDSHKHHIEKLLSRELASGDLTCTM, from the coding sequence ATGGTAGATCTCGTCGTTAATTTTGATACGTTACATCAGCTATACCGCGCCTATATGCCCTTTATTAAGCCCGCGGGTTTGTTTGTCACAACCAGCGAGAGCCACTATCTAGGTCAACCCCTGACCATTGCCTATCGTTTGCCTGGAGCGACTAGCACCAATGAATTTCGAGGTGTTGTAGTTTGGATCAATCCTTTAGGGGCTTCGGGTGGCCGCCCCGTTGGGATAGGCATTAAAATCCTTTCTGAGCCCGATAGCCATAAACACCATATCGAGAAGCTACTTTCCCGCGAGCTTGCTTCCGGCGATTTAACCTGCACTATGTAG
- the holB gene encoding DNA polymerase III subunit delta', which yields MVANNGFDVLTLPWLDMPRQAFLTQLQSHQIPHAQLVGIDSAYGGELLSVFMARTAMCLQPKAVGACGLCKSCQLFDAGNHPDFYQIEADGNQIKVDQIRELCTRLTSTAQQSGRRVALIHHSERLNSAAANALLKTLEEPGKETLLILQSDTPARLMATISSRCQRLPFVAPSKALIKNWLMQQCQIQEDVTWCLSVVGGPLTLAKSLVAEGTQPSRYQVLLQFRKDWAQSLSSGHLCASLLTISELQIIDALKVLYLLLRQILLKNSHQDAFIQAQIGNLAAKIMGMCHNLSTMPTVNYLGLCQSYVLEYKEITNK from the coding sequence ATGGTAGCCAATAACGGCTTTGATGTGTTAACCCTGCCTTGGCTCGATATGCCAAGGCAGGCCTTTTTAACCCAGTTACAATCTCACCAAATACCACATGCTCAGTTGGTGGGGATAGATTCTGCCTATGGTGGGGAATTACTGAGTGTGTTTATGGCCCGCACCGCCATGTGCCTGCAACCTAAGGCGGTGGGAGCCTGTGGTCTATGCAAGTCGTGTCAATTATTCGATGCGGGCAATCACCCGGATTTCTATCAAATCGAAGCCGATGGTAATCAAATCAAAGTCGATCAAATTCGCGAGCTTTGTACGCGGCTCACTTCGACGGCGCAGCAAAGCGGTCGGCGTGTTGCGCTTATTCATCACAGTGAACGGCTAAATTCCGCCGCCGCGAACGCCTTACTTAAAACCCTCGAAGAGCCTGGCAAAGAAACACTGCTCATACTGCAGTCGGACACTCCGGCCCGTTTGATGGCGACGATCAGCAGTCGCTGCCAGCGACTTCCCTTTGTGGCGCCGTCTAAGGCTTTGATCAAAAACTGGTTAATGCAGCAATGTCAGATCCAAGAGGATGTGACTTGGTGTTTAAGTGTGGTGGGCGGCCCGTTAACATTAGCCAAGAGTTTAGTTGCTGAGGGCACACAACCGAGCCGTTATCAGGTTTTGCTGCAATTTCGCAAAGATTGGGCGCAAAGTTTGTCGTCCGGCCATCTGTGTGCTAGTTTGTTAACCATTAGTGAACTACAAATAATTGATGCACTTAAGGTTTTATACCTGCTTTTACGACAAATTTTATTGAAGAACAGCCACCAAGATGCGTTTATCCAAGCGCAAATAGGGAATTTGGCGGCAAAGATCATGGGAATGTGTCATAACTTAAGTACAATGCCGACCGTCAATTATTTGGGCTTGTGTCAAAGTTATGTCTTAGAATATAAAGAAATAACAAATAAGTAG
- the tmk gene encoding dTMP kinase encodes MTQASAKFIVVEGLEGAGKSSAIALIRDFIEKHTGLAPVCTREPGGTPLAERIRDLVKIADPNDPLCDESECLLIYAARAQLVANVIKPALAEGKWVLGDRHNLSSLAYQGGGRGLMPLVEAVSNATLKGFKPDLTLYLDLDPKLGLMRAAKRGELDRIEQQAIDFFERARATYLRLANEDDSIMVIDASQTMAEVHKDILAVLQAMAW; translated from the coding sequence ATGACCCAAGCATCCGCCAAATTTATTGTTGTTGAAGGACTGGAAGGCGCTGGCAAATCGAGTGCGATTGCCCTTATTCGTGATTTTATCGAGAAGCACACTGGCCTTGCCCCTGTGTGTACCCGCGAGCCGGGTGGCACGCCGTTGGCCGAGCGTATCCGTGATTTAGTTAAAATTGCCGATCCAAACGATCCCCTGTGTGATGAGTCTGAATGCCTGCTTATTTACGCCGCCAGAGCCCAGTTGGTCGCCAATGTGATTAAACCTGCCTTAGCAGAGGGAAAGTGGGTACTGGGGGATAGGCACAATTTGTCATCCTTAGCCTATCAAGGTGGTGGACGTGGTCTGATGCCCTTAGTCGAAGCCGTCAGCAATGCGACCCTCAAAGGTTTTAAACCCGATTTAACTCTCTATCTCGACCTTGACCCAAAGCTTGGGCTTATGCGTGCGGCAAAGCGGGGAGAACTTGACAGAATCGAGCAACAAGCGATTGATTTTTTTGAGAGGGCTCGGGCAACCTACCTTAGACTTGCCAATGAAGATGATAGCATCATGGTTATCGATGCCAGTCAAACTATGGCCGAGGTGCATAAGGATATCTTGGCCGTGTTACAGGCAATGGCATGGTAG
- the mltG gene encoding endolytic transglycosylase MltG has protein sequence MKKLILIASSTLLTLLTLACLAGYWGYQTIIDYSQTPLGLTEPKELTIARGTSVNQLASQLEAEGVIQATWKLKWLLKFRPELAKIRTGLYEMAPSQTIVDLLNDLVAGKVKTFSLTLVEGKTIAEWEQQLASAPHLQLTPEVFSAVLMEQGDDSALPEGKFFPDTYHYTADSDAKVMLTQSYKMMEQELAKAWAERVPGLPLKSSYEMLILASIVEKETGQAFERDQIAGVFINRLNLGMKLQTDPTVIYGMGDRFKGNITRKDLVEDTPFNTYRIFGLPPTPIAAPSKASLQAVSKPAKVSYLYFVSRNDGTHVFSSTLEEHNRAVDIYQRKKK, from the coding sequence ATGAAAAAACTCATTCTAATCGCCAGTTCAACCCTGTTGACCTTGCTCACCTTAGCTTGCTTGGCTGGCTATTGGGGCTATCAAACTATTATCGATTACAGCCAAACCCCACTGGGCTTAACTGAACCCAAAGAACTTACCATCGCCCGTGGCACGAGCGTGAATCAGTTGGCCTCACAATTGGAAGCCGAGGGAGTGATCCAGGCAACATGGAAACTCAAGTGGTTACTCAAGTTTCGCCCTGAACTGGCAAAAATCCGCACCGGTCTGTATGAGATGGCGCCATCACAGACTATTGTCGATTTACTCAATGATTTAGTTGCAGGTAAGGTTAAAACCTTTAGCCTGACCTTGGTCGAAGGTAAAACTATTGCAGAGTGGGAACAACAACTCGCGAGCGCCCCACACCTACAATTAACCCCTGAGGTTTTCAGTGCCGTATTGATGGAGCAGGGTGATGACTCGGCACTGCCTGAGGGTAAGTTTTTCCCCGATACCTACCATTACACCGCCGATAGTGATGCCAAGGTGATGCTAACCCAAAGTTATAAAATGATGGAGCAGGAGCTGGCCAAAGCCTGGGCGGAGCGTGTACCCGGTTTACCGTTAAAATCGTCCTACGAAATGCTGATCTTGGCTTCGATTGTCGAAAAGGAAACCGGCCAAGCCTTTGAACGGGATCAAATCGCCGGTGTTTTTATCAATCGACTGAATTTGGGTATGAAGCTGCAGACGGATCCCACAGTCATTTACGGCATGGGAGACAGATTTAAAGGCAATATCACCCGCAAGGATTTAGTCGAAGATACGCCCTTTAACACCTATCGTATTTTCGGTTTGCCGCCAACGCCGATTGCCGCACCGAGCAAGGCTTCATTACAGGCGGTATCTAAACCCGCTAAGGTGAGTTATTTGTATTTTGTGTCGCGCAACGATGGCACTCATGTGTTTTCGAGCACCTTGGAAGAGCATAACCGCGCCGTCGATATTTATCAGAGAAAGAAAAAATGA
- the pabC gene encoding aminodeoxychorismate lyase, with amino-acid sequence MIWVNGVSQASIAPMDRGLAYGDGLFATMRTGVDGILFFESHQARLTAGAARLGFDWQMSPALAEQLITLAEQYPHHCIKLLITRGVGGRGYAPPEQVLATEVVSVHPIPAHYAVWQEQGIHLKTSPVRLGHQPLLAGIKHLNRLEQVLIRSQPLPEGFEDWLVLDCMGKVIESSMANIFFIKGNQVVTPSLELCGVAGVMREQVMLALLAQQMNIDCLPFDAEQLVEFDSAFITNSVLGVVDVLAIDTHTFTRAPITAHLRQTLSLTL; translated from the coding sequence TTGATTTGGGTTAATGGGGTATCACAGGCAAGCATTGCGCCTATGGACAGGGGACTTGCCTATGGTGATGGCCTATTTGCAACCATGCGAACGGGTGTGGATGGTATTTTGTTTTTTGAGTCCCACCAAGCGAGATTAACCGCGGGTGCCGCTAGGCTAGGGTTTGACTGGCAAATGAGTCCAGCCCTTGCCGAGCAGCTCATTACTTTAGCCGAGCAGTATCCACACCACTGCATCAAATTGTTAATCACTCGGGGAGTGGGTGGCAGAGGCTATGCGCCGCCAGAGCAGGTTTTGGCGACCGAAGTTGTTTCAGTTCATCCCATTCCAGCCCATTATGCCGTTTGGCAAGAGCAGGGCATTCATCTTAAAACCTCCCCAGTGCGTTTAGGTCACCAGCCTTTGCTGGCGGGGATAAAACACCTTAATCGCCTCGAGCAAGTGTTGATCAGATCCCAGCCGTTGCCCGAGGGCTTTGAGGATTGGTTGGTGCTCGATTGTATGGGGAAGGTGATTGAGTCATCAATGGCTAACATCTTCTTTATTAAGGGTAACCAGGTAGTCACGCCGTCACTTGAACTCTGCGGTGTTGCGGGTGTGATGCGTGAGCAAGTTATGCTAGCCTTACTGGCACAGCAGATGAATATCGATTGTTTGCCCTTTGACGCCGAGCAGTTAGTGGAGTTTGACTCGGCGTTTATTACTAACAGCGTTTTAGGAGTCGTGGATGTGCTAGCGATTGATACGCACACATTTACCCGAGCTCCCATTACCGCGCACCTTAGACAAACACTTTCACTCACACTATGA
- the dcd gene encoding dCTP deaminase produces the protein MRLTDIEIEQALDNGTIVIEPRPSTDAISGVSVDVRLGGQFRVFKDHTAPFIDLSGPSVEVQAALDRVMSEIIEIPDGEAFFLHPGELALAVTYESVTLPADIVGWLDGRSSLARLGLMVHVTAHRIDPGWQGKIVLEFYNSGKLPLALRPRMTIGALNFERLNHAVARPYNTRKSAKYKDQQEAVASRISQD, from the coding sequence ATGCGCTTAACCGATATCGAAATTGAACAGGCCCTTGATAACGGCACTATCGTTATAGAACCTCGCCCAAGCACAGATGCGATTTCTGGCGTCAGTGTGGATGTGCGCTTAGGTGGGCAATTTCGCGTCTTTAAGGATCATACCGCGCCTTTTATTGACTTGAGTGGTCCGAGTGTTGAAGTGCAGGCGGCGCTCGATCGGGTGATGAGTGAAATTATCGAAATCCCCGACGGCGAAGCCTTCTTCTTACATCCGGGTGAGCTGGCGTTAGCCGTGACCTATGAGAGTGTAACCTTGCCCGCCGATATCGTCGGTTGGCTCGATGGCCGCTCATCACTGGCTCGTTTAGGTTTAATGGTGCACGTGACGGCGCACCGTATCGATCCGGGTTGGCAGGGTAAAATTGTGCTCGAGTTTTACAACAGCGGCAAATTACCTTTGGCGCTGCGTCCACGGATGACCATAGGTGCGCTCAACTTTGAACGTTTAAATCATGCGGTTGCACGCCCCTATAACACCCGCAAGAGTGCCAAATACAAAGATCAGCAAGAAGCGGTGGCTAGCCGTATCAGTCAGGACTAA
- the udk gene encoding uridine kinase produces MNSQQCVIIAIAGASASGKSLIAKTIFDELRRDLGTDQIGVINEDAYYRDQSHLSMDERVLTNYDHPKALDHQLLCTHLQLLKSGEAVDIPCYSYTEHTRTAETVTMTPKKVIILEGILLLTDPKLRALMDASVFMDTPLDICFLRRLTRDVAERGRTMESVISQYKKTVRPMFLQFIEPSKQYADIIVPRGGKNRIATDILKTRIQHLLAK; encoded by the coding sequence ATGAATTCTCAGCAGTGTGTCATTATTGCAATTGCTGGCGCGTCAGCATCGGGCAAAAGTTTAATTGCCAAAACGATTTTTGACGAATTACGCCGCGATTTAGGCACAGATCAAATAGGGGTAATTAATGAAGACGCGTACTACCGCGATCAGAGTCATTTATCCATGGATGAGAGGGTATTAACCAATTACGATCATCCAAAAGCGTTAGACCATCAACTGCTATGCACACATTTACAGTTGCTTAAGTCTGGCGAAGCTGTTGATATCCCTTGTTATAGCTATACCGAACATACTCGTACGGCTGAAACAGTAACCATGACACCGAAAAAAGTGATCATTTTAGAGGGCATTCTGCTGCTGACCGATCCTAAATTGCGCGCCTTGATGGATGCCAGTGTATTTATGGACACGCCGCTGGATATTTGTTTCCTACGTCGTTTAACCCGTGATGTGGCTGAGCGCGGCCGTACGATGGAATCGGTGATCTCACAGTACAAGAAAACCGTGCGTCCTATGTTCCTGCAATTTATTGAACCTTCAAAACAATACGCTGATATTATCGTACCGCGCGGCGGCAAAAACCGTATCGCGACCGATATTTTAAAGACTCGTATTCAACATCTACTGGCAAAATAA
- the apbC gene encoding iron-sulfur cluster carrier protein ApbC — protein MLLSSTQTDYRLNDDLLGPVLAILDAYIDPYLSKGLVSAGCVNKLAIEGKRLQLGLVYPYPCMTQYRDTVMALTNKLAVLDAIDEVECEIDFQPKVYSAIASIAPIANVKQVIAVASGKGGVGKSTTAVNLALALAAEGAQVGILDADIYGPSVPLMLGIPNFRPVSPDGKHMTAASAHGIAAQSIGFMLSGDEAAVWRGPMAAGALAQLLNETQWPELDYLVVDMPPGTGDIQLTLSQKVPVSGAVIVTTPQDIALADAKKGITMFQKVNIPVLGIVENMSFHLCPECGHKEHPFGTHGGSKMAERYQVPLLGALPLHINIREAMDVGAPTVVADPDSEVAALYREIARKVGAELALKQSQKSVSISISDDE, from the coding sequence ATGCTTTTGTCTTCAACTCAAACTGATTATCGTTTAAATGACGATCTTCTCGGGCCTGTTCTGGCTATTCTCGATGCTTATATCGACCCGTATTTAAGTAAAGGATTAGTGAGCGCAGGATGCGTGAATAAATTAGCGATAGAAGGTAAGCGGTTACAGCTTGGTTTAGTCTATCCATATCCTTGTATGACCCAGTATCGCGATACTGTGATGGCACTGACCAACAAGTTAGCGGTACTCGATGCTATCGATGAAGTCGAATGTGAAATCGATTTTCAACCTAAGGTGTATTCCGCCATTGCCTCCATCGCACCGATTGCCAATGTGAAGCAAGTGATTGCCGTCGCGTCCGGTAAGGGCGGCGTGGGTAAATCAACCACAGCGGTCAACCTCGCCTTAGCACTGGCTGCTGAAGGCGCACAGGTAGGCATTTTAGATGCCGATATTTATGGCCCGTCTGTTCCCTTAATGTTGGGTATCCCCAATTTCAGACCCGTTTCCCCCGATGGTAAGCATATGACAGCCGCCAGTGCCCATGGCATTGCCGCGCAGTCGATAGGCTTTATGTTAAGTGGCGATGAAGCGGCCGTGTGGCGTGGTCCTATGGCGGCGGGTGCGTTAGCGCAATTACTCAATGAAACCCAATGGCCTGAGCTGGATTATTTAGTCGTCGATATGCCACCGGGCACTGGGGATATTCAATTAACCCTGTCGCAAAAAGTGCCGGTGAGTGGCGCTGTGATTGTGACTACTCCGCAGGATATCGCCCTGGCCGATGCCAAGAAAGGTATCACTATGTTCCAGAAAGTGAACATTCCTGTGCTGGGCATCGTCGAGAACATGAGTTTCCATTTATGCCCAGAGTGTGGTCATAAAGAGCACCCTTTTGGTACCCACGGTGGCAGTAAAATGGCCGAGCGTTATCAAGTACCACTATTAGGCGCCTTGCCGCTGCATATCAATATCCGTGAAGCCATGGATGTCGGTGCACCGACAGTGGTAGCCGACCCCGACAGTGAAGTCGCGGCGCTTTACCGGGAAATCGCCCGTAAAGTGGGCGCCGAATTGGCACTTAAGCAGAGCCAAAAATCAGTTTCTATTAGCATATCAGATGATGAGTAA